From a region of the Hymenobacter jejuensis genome:
- a CDS encoding outer membrane beta-barrel family protein, giving the protein MKHPLLLLMLLSSTGSLRAVAQTTPSASRPTLSTLPTAKGNGRLTGTVVNAKNNQPVEYATVALLDKATDKPLDGGVCDEKGHFSLTKIAAGDYKISISFVGFQSKVIDNVRVADADATVNLGQISLTPSVQQLKEVKVTGERELVENKVDRIVYNAEKDITNTGGTAADVLRKVPLLTVDLDGNVQMRGSSNLRVLINNKPSTIVAASVADALRQIPADQIKSVEVITSPSAKYDAEGTGGVLNIILKKNSLPGVNGSVGASAGTRSSNLNTNLNARREKFGLNANAGSYLFYNRGRGETARTTYLPNNLEASLEQTSTSRTNGASLYGQLGFDYDLTAKDAFSLSGRGNLFRFRNTSDQFSAYTSPLTPSDVYDRDVANRNQNRNIDLNFGYTRTMKPRQELSLLALYSISKGNSDYGLDQFRDQTRLDYREKSFNDNRNREATLQADYMQPVDSTGTLEIGTKMILRDVGSDYQILADSLKGTGYLLIPSRTNEFRYQQNVYAGYLTYAFTWQKVYTFKAGGRLENTHINGDFLTSDATVSQSYTNFVPSVMAARDFGKTKNQKLKLSYSRRIQRPNIYFLNPYVNTQDRRNVRSGNPELNPELTNSYELGYSTYFKTSSINASAYWRQTNNAIEQISQTVPSTTFFPDDPAGSTLLYSTFQNVARNANYGLNLYGSTKVLTKVTVNGSVNGYYQVVRSAALNTTNRGLMFNGNLSTSWQIGKGYSAQFNGFMSSRTVTLQGRSSGFRYYALAMKKELFEKKGSLTLNLENPFGQALVFRNSLATDQFRSFSNNYYYNRSVRLSFNYQFGKADNRPNRPKKSIQNDDQKQGASSQQ; this is encoded by the coding sequence ATGAAACATCCTTTACTACTGCTCATGCTACTGAGCAGCACAGGTAGCCTGCGTGCCGTCGCGCAAACTACACCGTCTGCTTCCCGACCTACTTTATCCACTCTTCCGACGGCAAAAGGCAACGGCCGACTTACGGGCACGGTCGTCAATGCCAAGAACAACCAACCGGTGGAATATGCCACGGTGGCGCTGCTCGACAAGGCCACGGACAAGCCGCTTGATGGTGGCGTCTGCGATGAAAAAGGCCATTTTTCGCTGACTAAAATTGCGGCGGGCGACTACAAAATCAGCATCAGCTTTGTTGGCTTCCAATCCAAAGTAATTGACAATGTGCGCGTTGCTGATGCCGACGCGACCGTCAACCTAGGCCAGATCAGCTTAACGCCGAGCGTACAGCAGTTGAAGGAAGTAAAGGTAACCGGCGAGCGTGAGTTGGTCGAAAACAAGGTCGACCGCATCGTATACAACGCCGAAAAAGACATCACCAATACCGGTGGCACCGCCGCCGACGTGCTTCGCAAAGTTCCGCTCCTGACCGTTGATCTCGATGGCAACGTGCAGATGCGGGGCTCTTCCAACTTGCGCGTGCTCATCAACAACAAGCCCTCGACCATTGTAGCCGCGTCGGTGGCCGATGCCTTACGCCAGATTCCAGCCGATCAGATTAAATCGGTGGAGGTAATCACTTCGCCTTCAGCCAAATACGATGCCGAAGGAACGGGGGGTGTTCTCAATATCATTCTGAAGAAAAATAGCTTGCCCGGCGTCAATGGGTCGGTGGGCGCCTCAGCAGGCACGCGGAGCAGCAACCTGAACACCAACCTCAATGCCCGGCGTGAGAAATTCGGGCTGAATGCCAACGCAGGTTCCTATCTGTTCTACAACCGCGGGCGCGGTGAAACGGCCCGCACCACGTATCTACCTAATAACCTAGAGGCTTCGCTAGAGCAAACCAGCACCAGCCGCACAAACGGCGCCAGCCTGTATGGCCAATTGGGCTTCGACTACGACCTGACCGCCAAGGACGCGTTCTCGCTGAGCGGCCGCGGCAACCTGTTCCGGTTCCGCAACACCTCCGACCAGTTTTCAGCCTATACGTCTCCGCTCACGCCCAGCGACGTGTACGACCGCGATGTGGCCAACCGCAACCAAAACCGCAACATCGACCTCAATTTCGGCTACACGCGCACGATGAAGCCGCGTCAAGAGCTGAGTTTGCTGGCGCTCTACAGCATCAGCAAAGGCAACTCCGACTACGGCCTCGACCAGTTTCGGGACCAAACCCGGCTGGATTATCGCGAGAAAAGCTTCAACGACAACCGTAACCGCGAAGCGACGCTGCAAGCCGATTACATGCAGCCCGTGGACAGCACCGGCACGCTGGAAATCGGGACCAAAATGATTCTGCGCGACGTAGGCAGCGATTATCAGATTCTGGCCGACAGCCTGAAAGGCACTGGTTATTTGCTGATTCCGTCGCGCACCAACGAGTTTCGCTACCAGCAAAACGTGTATGCGGGCTACCTGACGTATGCGTTCACCTGGCAGAAAGTGTACACTTTCAAGGCAGGCGGGCGCCTGGAAAACACCCACATCAACGGCGATTTTCTGACCAGTGATGCTACCGTGAGCCAGTCGTACACCAACTTTGTGCCGAGCGTAATGGCCGCGCGGGATTTCGGAAAAACCAAAAACCAAAAGCTGAAGCTTAGCTACTCGCGCCGCATTCAGCGGCCGAATATCTATTTTCTGAACCCGTACGTCAACACCCAAGATCGGCGCAACGTCCGGTCGGGAAACCCCGAGCTGAATCCGGAACTAACAAACTCGTACGAACTGGGCTACAGCACCTATTTCAAAACGTCGTCTATCAACGCCTCGGCCTATTGGCGCCAGACGAACAACGCCATCGAGCAGATTTCGCAGACGGTGCCCAGTACCACGTTTTTCCCCGATGATCCGGCCGGTAGCACGTTGCTTTACAGCACGTTCCAGAACGTAGCCCGCAACGCCAATTACGGCCTGAACCTATACGGCTCAACCAAAGTGCTGACTAAAGTAACCGTCAACGGAAGCGTCAATGGCTACTACCAAGTCGTGCGTAGCGCGGCGCTCAACACCACCAATCGCGGCCTGATGTTCAATGGCAACCTGTCCACCTCGTGGCAGATCGGCAAGGGTTATAGTGCTCAGTTCAACGGGTTTATGAGTTCGCGCACCGTCACGCTACAAGGGCGCTCGTCGGGGTTCCGCTATTATGCTTTGGCCATGAAGAAGGAATTATTCGAGAAGAAAGGCAGCCTGACGTTGAATCTGGAAAACCCTTTTGGCCAGGCACTTGTATTTCGTAACTCGCTTGCTACCGATCAGTTTCGCTCGTTCAGCAACAATTATTACTACAACCGCTCTGTGCGGCTGAGCTTCAATTATCAATTTGGCAAAGCGGACAACCGGCCAAACCGTCCGAAGAAAAGCATCCAAAACGACGACCAGAAGCAAGGTGCCAGTAGCCAGCAATAG
- the ftsZ gene encoding cell division protein FtsZ yields the protein MNYKFDIPAQSNSIIKVIGVGGGGSNAVNHMFSQGIKDVEFVICNTDKQALHSSTVPNKLQIGVDLTEGLGAGANPERGKQAAIESREQIRELLSNGTKMVFITAGMGGGTGTGAAPVIAKVAKELGILTVGIVTAPFLFEGKKKRQQAEHGIKELSENCDTVLVILNDKLREIFGNLPIRAAFAKADNVLSTAAKSIAEIITVTSEVNVDFEDVKTVMKDSGAAVMGSSITEGENRARRSAEEALASPLLNNTDIHGAQKILLSIMSGDQAELEMDELTEITEYIQDKAGQDAEVIFGHGIDSTLGQSIRVTVIATGFAREAHNINTQFSVSKPESAVTPEPQINLFDKDRQEATSVVPTFAPPAPAPVPVPTPVAAAPEPQPVKFDLETSPYTYEPPVTAPSSPAPEPVVFQQPQPAPPTPIRPSLDVRADERRRRLQELSNGLTNDAIKDQLETPAYLRRQVKLENVVPSSERNISRFNLSDDNELLGDNRFLHDNVD from the coding sequence ATGAATTATAAATTCGATATTCCGGCGCAGTCCAATTCCATCATCAAGGTGATTGGGGTTGGTGGGGGTGGCTCCAACGCTGTGAACCACATGTTCAGCCAGGGCATTAAGGACGTGGAATTCGTCATTTGCAACACCGATAAGCAGGCGCTGCACAGCAGTACCGTGCCCAACAAGTTGCAAATCGGCGTCGACCTGACCGAGGGCCTTGGAGCCGGGGCTAACCCCGAGCGTGGCAAGCAAGCCGCCATCGAGAGTCGGGAGCAAATCCGGGAACTGCTCAGCAACGGTACCAAAATGGTATTCATCACGGCCGGCATGGGCGGTGGCACCGGTACGGGCGCCGCTCCAGTAATTGCCAAAGTGGCCAAAGAGTTGGGCATCCTGACGGTGGGTATCGTAACGGCACCCTTCCTGTTTGAAGGCAAAAAGAAGCGCCAGCAGGCCGAGCACGGTATCAAAGAGCTAAGCGAGAACTGCGACACGGTGCTCGTGATTCTTAACGATAAACTACGCGAGATCTTTGGTAACCTGCCCATTCGGGCGGCCTTTGCCAAGGCCGATAACGTGTTGAGCACTGCCGCCAAGTCTATTGCCGAGATCATCACCGTGACCAGCGAAGTCAACGTGGACTTTGAAGACGTGAAAACGGTCATGAAGGACTCGGGCGCTGCCGTGATGGGTTCGAGCATCACGGAAGGTGAAAACCGGGCGCGTCGTTCGGCAGAGGAGGCTTTGGCTTCGCCGCTGCTGAACAACACCGACATTCATGGCGCTCAGAAAATTCTGCTTTCCATCATGTCAGGCGATCAGGCCGAGTTGGAAATGGACGAGCTCACCGAGATCACGGAATACATTCAGGACAAAGCCGGTCAGGACGCCGAGGTAATCTTCGGTCATGGCATCGACTCGACCTTGGGCCAGAGCATTCGCGTGACGGTAATCGCAACGGGCTTTGCGCGCGAGGCACACAACATCAACACGCAGTTTTCGGTCAGCAAACCGGAATCCGCTGTTACGCCGGAGCCTCAGATCAACCTGTTTGACAAGGATCGGCAGGAGGCAACTTCCGTGGTGCCAACTTTCGCTCCCCCTGCGCCAGCGCCAGTTCCGGTACCCACGCCGGTAGCGGCGGCGCCTGAGCCGCAGCCCGTAAAGTTCGATCTGGAAACCTCGCCCTACACCTACGAGCCCCCGGTAACGGCTCCATCGTCGCCGGCTCCGGAACCTGTTGTGTTTCAGCAGCCGCAACCAGCACCCCCGACGCCAATCCGGCCGTCGCTGGACGTGCGGGCCGATGAGCGCCGCCGCCGGTTGCAGGAGTTGAGCAACGGCCTAACCAACGATGCCATCAAGGATCAGTTGGAAACGCCGGCGTATTTGCGGCGTCAGGTAAAGCTCGAAAACGTAGTGCCTTCAAGCGAGCGCAACATCTCACGGTTCAACCTGTCGGACGACAACGAGCTGCTGGGAGACAATCGCTTCCTGCACGACAACGTGGACTAA
- the ftsA gene encoding cell division protein FtsA, which translates to MQNDKIVVGLDIGTTKICALVGRKNEFGKLEILGMGKAVSEGVVRGIVSNIDKTVDAIKRAIRQAEEQSGINIGVVNVGIAGQHIKSLQHNGSITRASADNEITVDDVNRLTNDMYRLVTPPGSEIIHVMPQDYKVDYEENIMDPVGMSGVRLEGNFHIITAQSTAINNINKCVTKAGLEIDNLILEPLSSSMSVLSDEEKEAGVALIDIGGGTTDLAIFKDGIIRHAAVLPFGGNIVTSDIKQGCAVMQNQAEQLKVKFGKAIAEEASDYEIVSIPGLRDRAPKEISLKNLAHIIEARMEEIIELVYAEIQRTGHGDKLAAGIVLTGGGSQLQNLVQLTEYVTGMDTRIGYPNEHLGKSKIEAVKSPMYATTVGLVLAGYRSIDERVTRSYEEEQPAYRPVQEAPRAATPTPAPQPQAPAQPAQPKKTSGAGKFFQDIISRTKGLLIDDFDDKQY; encoded by the coding sequence ATGCAAAACGATAAGATTGTAGTCGGCCTCGACATCGGCACCACCAAAATTTGCGCCCTAGTGGGGCGCAAAAACGAGTTTGGCAAACTTGAAATCCTCGGCATGGGTAAAGCTGTGTCGGAGGGCGTTGTGCGGGGCATCGTGTCGAACATCGACAAAACCGTGGACGCCATCAAACGCGCCATTCGGCAGGCTGAGGAGCAGTCGGGCATCAACATCGGCGTGGTGAACGTCGGCATTGCCGGGCAGCACATCAAGAGCCTGCAACACAACGGCAGCATCACGCGTGCTTCCGCCGATAACGAAATCACGGTTGACGACGTGAACCGGCTGACCAACGATATGTACCGCTTGGTGACGCCACCGGGCTCGGAAATCATCCATGTAATGCCTCAGGACTACAAGGTCGATTACGAGGAAAATATCATGGATCCGGTGGGCATGTCGGGCGTGCGGCTGGAGGGTAACTTCCACATCATCACGGCACAGAGCACGGCCATCAACAACATCAATAAGTGCGTAACCAAGGCGGGTCTGGAAATCGATAACCTGATTCTGGAGCCGTTATCTTCTTCTATGTCAGTGCTTTCCGACGAGGAGAAAGAAGCTGGCGTGGCGCTGATCGACATCGGCGGCGGCACCACGGACTTGGCCATCTTCAAAGACGGCATCATTCGGCACGCCGCAGTGCTGCCCTTCGGCGGCAACATTGTCACTTCCGACATCAAGCAAGGCTGCGCCGTGATGCAAAATCAGGCCGAACAGCTGAAAGTGAAATTCGGAAAAGCGATTGCTGAGGAAGCATCTGATTACGAGATCGTTAGCATTCCCGGCTTGCGTGATCGTGCCCCAAAGGAGATTTCGCTCAAAAACCTGGCGCACATCATCGAGGCCCGGATGGAAGAAATCATCGAGTTGGTGTATGCTGAAATTCAGCGTACTGGCCACGGTGATAAACTGGCTGCCGGCATCGTGCTGACGGGCGGCGGCTCGCAGCTCCAGAATTTGGTGCAGCTCACCGAGTACGTAACCGGCATGGATACGCGCATCGGTTACCCCAACGAGCACTTAGGCAAGAGCAAAATTGAGGCTGTAAAGTCGCCGATGTATGCCACTACCGTCGGCCTCGTGCTGGCTGGCTATCGCTCGATCGATGAGCGCGTGACGCGTTCGTACGAAGAGGAGCAGCCTGCTTACCGCCCGGTACAGGAAGCCCCACGGGCTGCCACTCCGACGCCGGCTCCCCAACCACAAGCTCCCGCGCAACCTGCTCAGCCCAAGAAAACGTCTGGGGCCGGCAAGTTCTTCCAAGACATCATCAGCCGCACCAAAGGCCTGTTGATTGACGATTTCGACGATAAGCAGTATTAG
- a CDS encoding cell division protein FtsQ/DivIB yields MLLSGLAVFAGVRQAHHPVGQVIVSISNEFNNYFISEQEVTALLTRNGNQRLEGARPDDLDLKALEARLKAHSFVREAQVYRDLAGNLHADVRQNRPIARLVHADTRQDSYLDAEGRKLPLSPLFTARVVPISRQGGAPLQSQFFQDSTGQQYLKLLRYIDEHPFWRAQVAEVFIGPNGKVSFTQQVGDQRVEFGFPENISEKFAKLMVFYRQIPPVLGWDTYHRVNVEFKDQIICE; encoded by the coding sequence GTGCTGCTGTCCGGGTTGGCTGTGTTTGCCGGAGTACGGCAGGCCCACCACCCTGTGGGCCAAGTAATTGTCAGCATCAGCAACGAATTCAACAACTATTTCATCAGCGAACAGGAAGTGACGGCTTTGCTCACGCGCAACGGCAACCAGCGCCTCGAGGGAGCGCGTCCGGACGACCTCGACCTGAAGGCACTTGAAGCGCGGCTCAAAGCCCACAGTTTTGTGCGCGAGGCACAGGTATACCGCGACTTAGCCGGCAACCTGCACGCCGATGTGCGCCAAAATCGCCCCATTGCCCGCCTCGTACACGCCGATACGCGCCAAGATAGCTACCTCGACGCCGAAGGTAGGAAGCTGCCTTTGTCGCCGTTGTTTACGGCGCGCGTCGTACCCATTTCGAGGCAGGGCGGAGCCCCGTTGCAATCTCAATTTTTCCAGGATTCTACAGGCCAGCAATACCTCAAGCTGCTGCGTTACATCGACGAGCATCCGTTTTGGCGAGCGCAGGTAGCGGAGGTGTTTATCGGGCCCAATGGCAAGGTTTCCTTTACCCAGCAAGTAGGAGATCAGCGGGTAGAATTTGGTTTTCCTGAGAATATTTCGGAAAAATTTGCGAAACTGATGGTATTTTACCGTCAAATTCCGCCAGTTCTAGGCTGGGACACGTACCACCGCGTCAACGTCGAGTTTAAAGATCAAATCATCTGCGAATGA
- the murC gene encoding UDP-N-acetylmuramate--L-alanine ligase — MNPVAAFPNVYFLGIGGIGMSALARWFQANGHRVSGYDKTATPLTEALSAEGIAVHYDDAIESIPREVIDNQKDTLVILTPAIPKDHKEWAWLRERGYDIRKRSQVLGLLTQGQRTIAVAGTHGKTTTSSMVAHLLHHAGVNCSAFLGGIAVNLNSNLLLAKPGDAAAVVVEADEYDRSFLTLHPDIAIVTSTDADHLDIYGDKDALVASFRQFVGQIKPGGTLIINHTADASVADAVPAGVRVVRYGLNPEQGPDLNAPNITARGHEFHFDLHSPQGNVAGLVLAVPGYHNVENMLAAAFAAQLEGVQTDTLKTAVAAYKGVKRRFEFIVTAGEEKVYVDDYAHHPREIEAFLRSLRALYPSKRLRAVFQPHLFTRTRDFAPGFSESLSIADEVVLLDIYPARELPIPGVTSELILSQITAPKKSLQTKDQVVAAAETDTDFDVLATVGAGDIDQLVPRLKNILNIRWNGAEA; from the coding sequence ATGAACCCCGTAGCAGCTTTTCCAAACGTGTATTTTCTCGGCATCGGCGGCATTGGCATGTCGGCGCTGGCGCGCTGGTTTCAAGCCAATGGGCACCGCGTCAGTGGTTACGACAAAACCGCAACACCCCTGACCGAAGCCCTTTCGGCGGAAGGCATCGCCGTGCATTACGATGATGCAATAGAAAGTATCCCTAGGGAAGTAATTGATAATCAAAAGGATACGTTAGTGATCCTGACGCCGGCTATTCCGAAGGATCATAAGGAGTGGGCGTGGCTGCGCGAACGCGGCTATGACATTCGCAAGCGCAGCCAGGTGTTGGGCTTGCTTACGCAAGGTCAGCGCACAATCGCGGTGGCTGGTACGCATGGCAAAACTACTACCAGCAGCATGGTAGCACATTTGCTGCACCACGCGGGCGTCAATTGCTCGGCGTTCTTGGGCGGCATTGCGGTAAACCTCAACTCTAATCTATTGCTGGCCAAACCCGGAGACGCAGCTGCGGTAGTAGTAGAAGCCGATGAGTACGACCGCTCGTTTCTGACGCTTCATCCCGATATCGCTATAGTAACCAGCACCGACGCCGACCATCTCGACATCTACGGCGACAAAGACGCGCTGGTAGCGTCTTTCCGGCAGTTTGTGGGCCAGATCAAGCCCGGAGGCACCCTTATCATCAACCACACTGCCGACGCTAGCGTGGCCGACGCCGTTCCCGCAGGCGTACGTGTGGTGCGGTATGGCCTGAACCCGGAGCAAGGCCCCGATTTAAACGCGCCCAACATTACGGCCCGAGGCCACGAGTTTCATTTCGACCTGCACAGCCCCCAAGGCAACGTAGCTGGTTTGGTGCTGGCCGTGCCGGGCTATCACAACGTCGAAAATATGTTGGCGGCCGCCTTTGCAGCGCAACTCGAAGGTGTTCAAACAGATACTCTCAAAACTGCCGTAGCTGCTTACAAAGGCGTGAAACGGCGTTTCGAATTCATAGTAACGGCTGGGGAGGAGAAGGTATATGTTGATGACTATGCCCACCACCCACGCGAAATCGAGGCATTTCTGCGTTCTCTACGGGCATTGTATCCGAGCAAGCGGTTACGCGCTGTGTTTCAACCTCACCTGTTTACCCGCACCCGCGACTTTGCACCGGGCTTTTCCGAGAGCCTGAGCATTGCCGACGAAGTGGTGCTGCTCGACATTTACCCTGCCCGCGAATTACCAATTCCGGGCGTCACCTCCGAATTGATTTTGTCCCAAATAACGGCTCCCAAAAAATCGTTGCAGACGAAAGACCAAGTCGTTGCCGCAGCAGAAACAGACACCGATTTTGATGTGCTGGCTACCGTTGGTGCCGGCGATATTGATCAACTGGTACCCCGATTAAAGAATATTTTAAATATTCGCTGGAATGGAGCTGAAGCGTAA
- the murG gene encoding undecaprenyldiphospho-muramoylpentapeptide beta-N-acetylglucosaminyltransferase, whose translation MPHPESQLYNTGLPSAHPYRVIISGGGTGGHIFPAVAIANELRRRQPEAEILFVGANGRMEMTRVPEAGYKIVGLDISGLQRRLTPQNLMFPLRVLRSVRKAGKLIEQFQPDAVVGVGGYASAPVLLAATSRAIPALIQEQNSYAGLVNKLLARRVDRICVAYEGMEKFFPKEKLVLTGNPVRTEIASGSREEALKFFDLSPQKKTLLVIGGSLGARTLNQATAAALPRLREAGIQLLWQTGKLYYPEAAEQAAPFAADNIKALEFVQRMDLAYAAADVVVSRAGALSVSELCLTGKPSILVPSPNVAEDHQTKNAMALVKRDAALLVSDADAPAKLYDEALRLLADSNRQEQLRTNVRQLAHGEATTTIVDELLALMDRR comes from the coding sequence GTGCCTCACCCAGAATCCCAGCTTTATAACACGGGCTTGCCCTCGGCGCATCCCTACCGCGTGATCATAAGCGGCGGGGGTACGGGAGGACACATATTTCCGGCGGTGGCCATTGCCAACGAGCTGCGTCGTCGGCAGCCGGAAGCGGAGATTCTGTTTGTGGGCGCAAACGGCCGGATGGAAATGACGCGGGTGCCGGAGGCGGGCTACAAAATTGTAGGATTGGATATTAGCGGGTTGCAGCGCCGTCTGACGCCGCAAAATCTGATGTTCCCGCTACGGGTGCTGCGCAGCGTCCGCAAGGCCGGAAAGTTGATCGAACAGTTTCAACCCGATGCTGTAGTCGGCGTAGGTGGCTATGCTTCGGCGCCAGTGCTGCTGGCCGCTACTTCGCGCGCCATTCCTGCGCTCATTCAGGAGCAGAACTCGTACGCCGGCTTGGTTAACAAGCTCCTCGCCCGCCGCGTCGACCGCATTTGCGTGGCCTACGAAGGTATGGAGAAGTTTTTCCCGAAAGAAAAGCTCGTGCTTACAGGCAACCCTGTGCGTACAGAAATTGCCAGCGGCAGCCGCGAGGAAGCTCTGAAATTTTTTGACCTCTCGCCACAAAAAAAGACGTTGCTCGTCATCGGTGGAAGCTTAGGGGCCCGCACGCTCAATCAAGCTACGGCAGCGGCCTTGCCACGTCTACGCGAGGCAGGAATTCAGCTGTTGTGGCAAACCGGTAAATTGTACTATCCCGAAGCGGCAGAGCAAGCAGCTCCTTTCGCAGCGGATAATATCAAGGCCCTAGAATTTGTGCAGCGCATGGATCTTGCTTATGCCGCTGCTGATGTGGTGGTGTCGCGGGCCGGGGCTTTGTCCGTCTCCGAACTGTGCCTGACAGGCAAACCTAGCATTCTGGTGCCGTCGCCCAATGTGGCTGAAGACCACCAAACTAAAAACGCTATGGCATTGGTAAAGCGCGATGCCGCGCTGCTGGTTTCCGATGCCGACGCGCCTGCCAAGCTCTACGACGAAGCCCTACGGCTCCTGGCTGACTCAAACCGTCAGGAGCAGCTCCGCACCAACGTGCGCCAACTCGCTCATGGCGAGGCTACGACGACCATTGTGGATGAACTTCTAGCCCTTATGGATCGCCGATGA